The Mastacembelus armatus chromosome 24, fMasArm1.2, whole genome shotgun sequence sequence CTTCCACACTTGAAAGTCATCTTTATATGACACATAATGCAGGTAGCTCATCCTGGTTTCTAACGTTACCTCCATGAAAAAGATGGCATTTTCCCCAGTTTATGGCCCGACTCCTGGCGCAGGACTCACGCCGACAGACTCAAACGCCGCCGCTATACACGAAGCCGCACGGAACCGACAGGCGACAATCCTTTAATAATTACAGATTATCTTCTCTCGGGATAGCCACCCTTAGCTCTGATGGCTTCTACTTATCAATAGGTGATGTGTTCACTTGAGCAGGAAATGTCCCCTCCTCTTTACTCTTCGGACACAAACAGCGCCCTCCCCGCTGCCCTGCCCCCTGTAGGCATGGAGGAGGAACTACACCGTGTCGCTGTACTAAAGCTCAAAGTCCCCTCCCTGCTTTATATAGTAGTGATCAATAAGCACATTTACTCTGGTACCTCAGAATGCAATTTACAAGTTATTCAGCAATATGTAAAGtaggtatttttttaaaaaaatgacaatttataTCACTGAATGCAACAGTGAACATTTTATTAAGCAGTTACTGAGGCTTGTATCACAGTCTTGCATTCTTAAAACAAGTTCTTTATTTAGATAAGGAAGTTATGGGATGGTATTCTTAAAGGTAAGTACAACTGTACAACCTTTTATCTATGCCAGTACCAACATAACCTGTACATTACAAAAATAGTCTCTGGGTTTCCCAGGCCCTAGGCTCAATGGGGAAGTAAGTATAGTTTCATAGCTATTTGTTCTAGCTGTTGACCATCTTGGTCTGTTTGCTACCGGTTGCCATAGTGCCATTGCCAAACcttcataaaaatatttacctGATAAGAGGAATGTAATCTTGTAATTACCTGTTTTTGGCTAATATCCATATACACACATGTGAGTGAGGATTTTTTGCAAGCTCATTGTTCACCCTGTCATGCTGTGGGTATGTGCTTCTAAGAGTGAGTGGAATTTCCAGCTGCTCCACAGTCTTTGTATTACAGGAGCCATCAGGAGGAAGCCacttacaggaaaacaaaagatcCACTTGACAAAAGCAGCTGACAGGAAGCAAAGAAAAGTACTATTCAAAAGAAAAGGTGCATAAAGCCACTCATTCGGAAAAGATAGTCGATAACATTCATTATCATGAGCAGAAGTGCGTACAGATGTCACACATATCACTGATTCCGTACAGACAAAGTTAAAGTTTCCCTTTACCCAGAAAAGAGCAGAGGTATGCAATgtatttttttaccttttattacaaaataaatgaacagcCTATATTACCTGGACAAGCCAGTTTAGTTACACACTAAAGAGCAGTAACCGTTTTCTAACAACGAAGCTTGAGATGAGATAAATAAACCTATGTCACAATAAGAAGCAAtaagcctaaaaaaaaaaaaaaaaaaaaaaatcaaaagatgaAGCTGCATTTGTGTTATATATTACATTTCCATATGGGTAATCAGTTTTCTATTATGTTATTAGTTTGACACTGTAGAACTGCACGTCTGTTGGGACACAATTGCctttacattttccatatgGAACCTTTGTTACTAaaacattacacattttcaGAGTTTAAAACATTGGAGAAAATCTGGCttgcaataaaatacacaagcaATCATATTATTGATAAAGTTTGAGAAACTGTGAAACAGCAATTAGCAGGTTCAATTTCTAGCCATTAAAACTAGGTAATTATGACAAAGAGGTAGAATTTTTTATGGTCAATGAAGATGTTAATAGAAAATTTGGCACTCACAGTGAGTTGCCCATCCAGAGGCATGCAAAAACgtaaaaaaagttttatctgTGTTCAATTAAGCAATTAAGTATCACTCTTTGTCGGACAAAAGTAGGATTTATATGGTTCACATATTTGTCAagaaaatagataaatatagaTCAATTCAGAGTGTAATACTAACACACAGTATTTAATGAACATGTCAGCTCaaatacagcttttatttttttaactaaagATTCCTGCTGCAGTGAGGCTCCAATTTCAAGATTGTTGTCACTCTGTGACTCAGCTTAAAACTTCATGCCGACCACCGACCTTCCAGAGATCTGGATATCATCAAAAGGAAATAGAGCCAGAATCTAAAAGATAAGGAAGGATACAAACAGTGAATAGTTATTAGTTTACCAGTTTATACTAATTGTTGCCAAAAGTCACCAAATGACAGGAAAAGCCCAAACTGTCTGTGGCATTTCCAAGTCAATTTCTTCTTATGGAATCCATAAATCTTTAAAACTGAGTCacgattttaaaaaaagtctaaatgaTTCCCGTAAACAACTGGGCATTGCCATTTTTGGCACACATTACTCAACCATAAAGAAATAGTTTATGTATAGGACTATTTTCAGTCCCAGATTAATACACAACTGGGGCTCTAGTGAGTGTATTTACAGCAGATTGACATCGTCTCTGTGGCCGactcaaaataaaccaaaatgcCCATGTTGATCTGAATAAAGGGTGACATCATGTAAAGCTGTGGCTCACTGATGCATTTTTAACTGTTAGAtgtttttggacaacagtggTTTACAGAGAATTAAGGCTTTGTCTACACAGACATTGTTGGATGAGATCTtttggaagaaaataaaaactttgcCAGCCTATCCTTCTGTGGATtttactattaataataataattacttaCATCGTCATTGCCATCAGCCAgatccagcgccgtctcatcctCCATGTTTCGTAGCATTGTGTCAGCACCAGACTGGCAGAGGAGGGTGGCAATGGCAGCATCCTGCCTTCCCACAGCGAGATGCAGGGGTGTGCAGCCATTAAACATGGCAGCATCCACGTTGGCTCCCTTGTtgagcagcagcttcactgaTTTGATGTCATGCAGGTCTACAGCAAGGTGAAGAGCTGTTTTCCCACTGGTTCCTTCCTGCAATGAGAAATACTCTAAATACACCCAGAGCTACATAAATGAGTTAATAACATTAAGTATGTTCTTTAAATTGTGATAATTatcatttgatatttttctacTTGTAAGTATATAGAAAagtattttgttatattttgttcattttgcattttttgacgaaataaaaataatttacaaacTGTATGTGAGGCAGAGTAGCACGTTTAGCTGGTGATTTACACTGAGAGGAATGTCTGGGGTAGTTTTAGGACCGACTTCCATGTTCCCTTCCATCAATAGAAAGTTAAGAGTGGCTGTTCAGCCCAGCCTAATCATATCTCAAATCTAATTATGTCTCTGTGAATCCTGCAGGAAGCCTTGAGCTCAGCTCATATCACTATCAGCATTGCACAGGTGCAACAGATTTATAGACAAGAACATAACATAACAAGGAGTTTGAAAGAGATAAGTGTGATTATAAATACTGGCACATGTGACACATGTAAGACACTGTACGgcaacacaacacagatacTAATTCAACTTgattacacacagacaaactgtgatgtttttaatcttttcctttgttccttttcttttatatatataaagccCAAAAACCAGTCAGTGACAGCTGCCAGGTAGagatttactgtttaaaatccaaaacaatCTGAGGCTTATTTAAAGTGCTCTCTCTTGCCAAATTAAATTAGGCTAAAAATTAGATACTTTCCACACTGTGAGTTGAAAGATTTAGCGTGGATTCACCCtttaagtattattattattattatcatcattatagAAGCCATGTGATGCAGTAAAGTAAGGCGTGCTTTGACAGACTAACCTGGATATTCAGGTCTGCTCCCTTTTTCACCAGGAGCTTCATAATCTCATGTTGCCTGTTCAGTGCAGCCAAGTGAAGACAGGCAAGACCTGAAAGTACAcactttgtttaaaatgtggaACATGGAGTTCATTTCTATGTCAAATGTTAATTATTTACTTTAAACACTGTATTACATTAAAGACAAACCTTAAATGTACTAAAAGGCCATGTTACAGTtggacacacaaagaaaatctgAGTTGCATAATGTGAAAAATTCAGTTTCAGAAAATCTCACTGAAATGGTTACACATTTGATGCAGACACATACAACACCAAATCATGAGGCcctgaattgattttttttgtacctCTCCAGTTCTGGGTTTCAAGGACGGGTGCCAGCTTGCTGGGAGAAATGTCTCTAGTCATCTCATTGGCGCACTCTCTCTGCCCATGCTGGCAGGCCACATGGAGCGCTGTGTTCCCatcctggtcctggagctccAGGCTGGCCCCTTTCTCCACCAGGCTCTTCACTGCAGTGGTGAGGTTCAGATAGGTGGCCAGGTGTAAAGGACTCTGAGGAGCACGGGAAAAAAAGGATGTGTAATGCAATCAACACTGCATGTCTCTGGTGAAATACACATCATTTATCTGTCACAAATGCCCAATTAAGCAATCTATCAATTAGCAACAAGTTTCACAATTGCTTAAGTAACTTATTATGGAAAAACACCTAAGAACATCTGTACCTTCTTTACTTCAACTCTGCCAGTCCTACCTCTGTTTTCTGCATTGCCCAGACTGTCTTTTAACAACCCTCAGAGAACAGACCTGTCAGCAT is a genomic window containing:
- the nfkbie gene encoding NF-kappa-B inhibitor epsilon; amino-acid sequence: MTSDECGKDNFLEDNRTDSGIDSYRSLKLEEPRENSSDFSEPREKSSAMEERLDSAYGSSSITGESLSDSLEGCKLSSGREEQKQSAELSEQEENLLTTITEEGDTILHLAIIHEDDFITQQLIHLFPKEVLDIQNNLYQSPLHLATYLNLTTAVKSLVEKGASLELQDQDGNTALHVACQHGQRECANEMTRDISPSKLAPVLETQNWRGLACLHLAALNRQHEIMKLLVKKGADLNIQEGTSGKTALHLAVDLHDIKSVKLLLNKGANVDAAMFNGCTPLHLAVGRQDAAIATLLCQSGADTMLRNMEDETALDLADGNDDILALFPFDDIQISGRSVVGMKF